The region TTATCCCTCAGTATTTTTTAATTATTAAAATGGAAATAACACATTCGCAAAAAATCCTGCGATACTAATCACATTCTTTAGAATTTATTTTATTTGTAATTTACGGCAGATTGACGTTTTCCTTATTGATAAAAAAGTGGCGCAATACCTGTAGTAAAAACCACATAGTAACGCTGCTAATTTAACGCTCAGAATAGTTAATTAATTATTAGGATTTCTCCGAATTCATTGACCACTAAGAACAAAAAAGAAACATCATGCCTACAATGGTAAAACATGATTTCATTAAAGCAAATCCGCACTTTTTTTTTGCGACCCGCATCAAGGTTCCATCCGTGATTATTATCATTACAATAGTTTTTAATCAAAATGGAGTAGCTGTCACATAACCGAGAGATTCGGTTTTTAGTTCTTTCTATTTCTTGCAAAATAAGGCAGATAGCACCATCCGTTTGCACGACTTTCGTTTATGATGTGAGGCTACACGGCCTAAGTAGATAATTAAGGATGAGCGCGTGGATAACGCACCGGACGCACAGACACATTCACAACCAGCGCTACTTGCCAAATATCCGATGCCCGGCTATCTGATGGTTGTTTACGCTTTGCTTTTTATCGCGCTAGGCTGGTTCAGCCACCAGCGCTGGGGTAGCCCTGCGGCTTCTCCGACAGCCACTTTAGCCGTTCACGCCGCGGCCTTGCCGGCGGTTGAGGAACAAGCACTCGCGGCTACATCTCATCAAGGGGAGGTTTATGCTGATAAGCCAGCGCCCCCAAAGAAAAAGACCACGCTGCCATTACCTGCCATCAGCAATGGCGAAATTCCGCCGCTGACCTATAGCGCACATGTTTATACATCCGACGAAGCCAAGCGCAGTATCACACTCAACGGCCTACCGTTCCGTGAAGGTGATTCGCCAGTGGAAGGGCTAACCATAGAACAGATCCAGCAAGATATGACGATTTTCAGCGTAGAGGGTGAGGTATTTATTTTGGAAGCGCTGGAAGACTGGCCGGGCGGAAAATTCAACGACAATGAACGTTCCGCCGACGGTGAAAGTGGAAACGTCGCGCCTTAGCCGTGGTTACGCATGGCATCAATAAACGGCGTCAGCGTACGGTTAAACTCCGAACACTGCGCTTCTTTTGGCGTACTGTCTTTTAATAACCCTTGGTACAGGCTTTCACTGCGCTGCGGTAAAGCCTGATAGTTTGCAACATTCCAGCCTCTTTGTTTCGCCACAGCTAATGCCACATTGGTAACCGTCGCATCATCGGGGAGATCGCTACGGTTACATTTCGATTTAAGGTATCGGGTGGCAGCAACCAATGACGACAGCTGATTCAGTTGATCGTTAGGAGAGACCGTTACCACAGAAGACTGGCCTGCCACTGTTCCTTTGTGGGCAGACGTTCCTGTTTGTTGGCACCCGGCCAGCGTGACGCAAAGCAGCGTTAACGCAGAAAATTTAGACAGAGATAACGACATGACAAACTCATCCTGATTGAGATTAACGGTAGGCATTTTAGCAAATGATAGGCCGCTGTCACGGCATGTTTATGTCGCTCCCAGCCAGACGACTGGGAGCCGAGGATATCAGGCAACAGTGCCTTTTCCTGATGAAGGTTTAGCCGTCGGTAAAAGACCATCGGCACGAAACATCGTCTTAATGCCGCGCACCGCCTGCCGAATACGATCCTGATTTTCGATCAAGGCAAACCGGACATGGGTGTCGCCATAATCGCCAAAACCAATTCCAGGTGAAACGCACACCTTCGCCTCCGATAGCAGGCGCTTGGCAAATTCCAGCGACCCCAAGTGCGCATAGGCATCAGGAATTTTCGCCCACACGTACATCGACGCTTTCGGTTCATCAACCATCCAACCTGCCTCATGCAGACCGCGCACCAAAACGTTACGGCGCTGGCGATACTGCTCGGCAATATCACGTACACATTGCTGATCGCCTTCCAACGCGGCGATTGCGGCAACCTGCAACGGCGTAAACGTACCGTAATCGTGATAGCTCTTGATCCGTGCTAGTGCGTTGACCAGTTCAGGGTTTCCGACCATAAAGCCAATGCGCCAGCCTGCCATGTTATAGCTTTTTGACAGCGTGAAGAACTCTACTGCGATGTCCTTTGCGCCGGGAACCTGCATGATCGAGGGAGCCTTCCAGCCGTCATACACAATATCGGCATAGGCCAAATCATGGATCACCAACACATTGTACTGTTTTGCCAACTTAACAACGCGCTCAAAGAAATCCAGTTCGACGCACTGCGCTGTCGGGTTCGACGGGAAGCCAAGAATCATCATTTTCGGCTTCGGAATACTCTCGCGGATCGCACGTTCTAATTCATTAAAGAAATCGACGCCCTCCACAAGCGGTACAGAACGCACCTGGGCCCCAGCAATCACCGCACCATAGATGTGAATCGGATAACTCGGGTTCGGCACCAGCACCGTATCACCATGATCCAATGTTGCCAGCATCAGGTGCGCCAACCCCTCTTTGGAGCCAATAGTGACGATAGCCTCGCTTTCAGGATCGATATCAACCTCATAGCGATCGGCATACCAGCGAGAGATCGCACGGCGTAAGCGCGGAATACCTCGGGATGTCGAATAACCATGAGTATCTTCACGCTGTGCAACCGTACAGAGTTTTTCCACGATATGAGGAGGCGTCGGGCCGTCAGGGTTACCCATGCTGAAATCAATAATATCTTCGCCACGACGACGCGCAGCCATTTTTAATTCAGCAGTGATATTAAATACATATGGGGGAAGACGATCGATGCGCGTAAAACGGCGCGGAGAAGTAGAATCAGACATAACATCCTCAAATTAACGTGAGCGCCCGGACCGTCCGAGCGACGCAGTGCCTGTAAAAAGACACTCTACTCAACATCTTTCGAATCGCACGAAGCCCGTTTTCGTTAACCGCAAGAGCACATGCGACCTGAAGTGTGATGAGTCTATTCAAGCTATCCCAGATAATTCGTTCTGTCGATACCCGTTCATAAATTTTCTCAGTCTGGAAGTAAACCCCATTTATTTCTGGCTAATATCGCGAAAAATAAAGAATACGCGTCGGAAGAGGCATTACACTTTACAACCCGATCAGGCCTGCTAAATAAGGTAGTTATAGCTCGGGATTACAAGATGGTTCATTCGAGAGAGGATTCAAGAGTCAGCCTATGACCGAGATGCGATTTTTCACCGAAAGTTGGCCTATAGAGGGCGCATTTACCATTTCACGTGGCAGCAAGCGTCAGGCTGATGTCGTTGTCGTGGCGCTTCAGTCCGATAATATGACGGGCTATGGCGAGTGCGTCCCCTATTCGCGCTACGGTGAATCCCTTGATAGCGTAATGGCTCAGCTCACGTCACTGAACAGCGACGTTGGTAATGGTTTAGACCGAGAGCGCTTGCAAACCATTCTACCTGCCGGCGCGGCACGTAATGCGCTCGATTGCGCGTTCTGGGATCTGGAATGCAAACAACATCAGCAGCGCATTTGGCAACGCCTGAATCTTCCTTTGCCTACAGCGCTGGAGACAGCCTATACGCTATCGCTTGATACACCAGATGGTATGCGACACGCCGCGATGCGCAATGCCCATCGCCCTCTTCTCAAGTTAAAACTGGCTGACACAGACGATCTAGCCAGAGTAGCCGCCGTTCGCGAAGGAGCCCCATTGGCTCGCCTGATTGTGGATGCCAATGAAGGATGGGATATCGATCGCTATCTGACGCTGGTTCCTGAACTCGCCGCGCTTGGCGTAACGATGATCGAACAACCTTTCCCGGCAGGTAAGGATGATGTGCTGGCAGATCTGCCCCGCCCTATTCCCGTCTGTGCCGATGAGTCCTG is a window of Pectobacterium punjabense DNA encoding:
- the gspB gene encoding type II secretion system assembly factor GspB, with the protein product MDNAPDAQTHSQPALLAKYPMPGYLMVVYALLFIALGWFSHQRWGSPAASPTATLAVHAAALPAVEEQALAATSHQGEVYADKPAPPKKKTTLPLPAISNGEIPPLTYSAHVYTSDEAKRSITLNGLPFREGDSPVEGLTIEQIQQDMTIFSVEGEVFILEALEDWPGGKFNDNERSADGESGNVAP
- the gspS gene encoding type II secretion system pilot lipoprotein GspS, with protein sequence MSLSLSKFSALTLLCVTLAGCQQTGTSAHKGTVAGQSSVVTVSPNDQLNQLSSLVAATRYLKSKCNRSDLPDDATVTNVALAVAKQRGWNVANYQALPQRSESLYQGLLKDSTPKEAQCSEFNRTLTPFIDAMRNHG
- the alaC gene encoding alanine transaminase is translated as MSDSTSPRRFTRIDRLPPYVFNITAELKMAARRRGEDIIDFSMGNPDGPTPPHIVEKLCTVAQREDTHGYSTSRGIPRLRRAISRWYADRYEVDIDPESEAIVTIGSKEGLAHLMLATLDHGDTVLVPNPSYPIHIYGAVIAGAQVRSVPLVEGVDFFNELERAIRESIPKPKMMILGFPSNPTAQCVELDFFERVVKLAKQYNVLVIHDLAYADIVYDGWKAPSIMQVPGAKDIAVEFFTLSKSYNMAGWRIGFMVGNPELVNALARIKSYHDYGTFTPLQVAAIAALEGDQQCVRDIAEQYRQRRNVLVRGLHEAGWMVDEPKASMYVWAKIPDAYAHLGSLEFAKRLLSEAKVCVSPGIGFGDYGDTHVRFALIENQDRIRQAVRGIKTMFRADGLLPTAKPSSGKGTVA
- the dgcA gene encoding N-acetyl-D-Glu racemase DgcA, producing MTEMRFFTESWPIEGAFTISRGSKRQADVVVVALQSDNMTGYGECVPYSRYGESLDSVMAQLTSLNSDVGNGLDRERLQTILPAGAARNALDCAFWDLECKQHQQRIWQRLNLPLPTALETAYTLSLDTPDGMRHAAMRNAHRPLLKLKLADTDDLARVAAVREGAPLARLIVDANEGWDIDRYLTLVPELAALGVTMIEQPFPAGKDDVLADLPRPIPVCADESCHDSQSLTALIGRYDMINIKLDKTGGLTEALRLKKYAQEQGLKIMVGCMVSTSLSMAPAFVVAQGATVIDLDGPLLLQRDRNNGLHYNGSEILPPNALLWG